One segment of Tamlana crocina DNA contains the following:
- a CDS encoding GNAT family N-acetyltransferase, whose protein sequence is MTIKTYDAFSRLSIFDINRVTNFLFQNSDKFGDSKSAIRKSLMYAAKEIPGLGGYVFVLEEKDEIVGAVVVNRTGMNEYLSENILVYVAVKKENRGKGLGKKLIEHTIKYCKGDIAIHINKENPAINLFKDKGFKARNIEMRLERP, encoded by the coding sequence ATGACAATTAAAACCTATGATGCTTTTTCAAGGCTATCCATTTTTGACATAAATCGTGTTACTAATTTTTTATTTCAAAACTCTGATAAGTTTGGGGACTCAAAAAGTGCAATAAGAAAATCTTTAATGTACGCCGCCAAGGAAATACCCGGCTTAGGTGGTTATGTGTTTGTTTTGGAAGAAAAAGATGAAATTGTTGGCGCAGTAGTAGTTAATCGTACCGGAATGAACGAATACCTTTCTGAAAACATTTTGGTTTATGTAGCCGTAAAAAAGGAAAACAGAGGAAAAGGTTTAGGTAAGAAATTAATAGAGCACACGATAAAATATTGCAAAGGCGATATTGCTATTCACATTAACAAAGAAAACCCGGCCATTAACTTGTTTAAGGACAAAGGGTTTAAGGCCAGAAACATAGAAATGCGGTTGGAAAGGCCTTAA